A single window of Drosophila suzukii chromosome 3, CBGP_Dsuzu_IsoJpt1.0, whole genome shotgun sequence DNA harbors:
- the COX5A gene encoding cytochrome c oxidase subunit 5A, mitochondrial, whose translation MLSITARNLACAMRSGLIGTSSRVAAVRCLHGTEESAEEFDKRYEKYFSREGIDGWEIRKGMNDLLGMDLVPSPKVIEAGLRATRRVNDIALAIRWLEGCKDKCGDQKATLYPYLLEKITPTLQELGIPTIEELGYDKPELALKSVYDA comes from the coding sequence ATGTTGAGCATCACGGCCCGTAACCTGGCTTGCGCTATGCGCAGCGGCCTCATCGGCACCTCGTCGCGCGTGGCCGCCGTCCGCTGCCTGCACGGCACCGAGGAATCGGCGGAGGAGTTCGACAAGCGCTACGAGAAGTACTTCAGCCGCGAGGGCATCGACGGCTGGGAGATCCGCAAGGGCATGAACGACCTGCTGGGCATGGATCTGGTGCCCAGCCCCAAGGTCATCGAGGCCGGTCTCCGTGCCACCCGTCGCGTCAACGACATCGCCCTGGCCATCAGGTGGCTGGAGGGATGCAAGGACAAGTGCGGCGACCAGAAGGCCACCCTCTACCCCTACTTGCTGGAGAAGATCACTCCCACGCTGCAGGAGCTGGGCATCCCCACCATCGAGGAGCTGGGCTACGACAAGCCCGAGCTGGCCCTGAAGTCCGTGTACGATGCCTAA